The genomic window gcctacatcaaataaaataaaccaattcatgattacctaaatgaatttaacatggggggaaaaagtttgttgcgatttagcctactgttgtgatgcggttctttctgctgattggatttacccccgtgtcgtcaactctgagaactcttgctccggctgacaattttatccagagagctgatttcccaaagatgagcctccatcaacattcaacgacaaattattaaaacgtaagtaatgcaatagagtaaaccaatgtgctacaaggtgtatggtcttaacgttaattgtagcctagacttgtaacgttagcgtagggctacactgtgaaaaaaaattgtgaaatttACGGTAAATTACTGGCAATAAAGTTGCCAGCTAATACCTGTAGAATTACAGTAATGTCCAGTAATACTGAATTACAATACATTActgtaaaataaaaacagtacCTTACTGTAGTTGTGTTGCGATTTATTGACGTTATTTTACAGTGTTTAACTGAATAAATAATGTATAATACTGTAGTTGTGTTGCGATTTATTGACGTTATTTTACAGTGTTTAACTGAATAAATAATGTATAATACTGTTTATTATTTACAACAACAACCTGTGACTAAATTTGCTTTACAATACTTTATTGTAAGTTACTGTAAAAAACTGCATGCTAAAAGTACTGTAAAATTACTGTAAAATGAATGCTAACATGCCTAATCTTGTTTCTCATTAAATGCTTTTCAACTAAACTAATCCCTTGGAGTTAGGCTAATCCATAATGATGACTGAGAAGGTTCAGAGTTAAACTTCCAACTTTATTTTGAATGTAGCAAAAGAATGGCATTCATTCAACTCACTCAGCATAATTTCACTATTATTTGGGACAACATAGACCGAAATAATGACCCGGTAGCTCAGGCTAACCTGATGGGGCACTTTGAGTGAAACTTAAGGAAAGTGCCCTAGCTTTAGCTGGCGGGCCACTAATTCGGTCTATGTTGCACCAAATTTTCTCATTGTTTTTCCTGCCGCCAATAGGGCTTTTAGCGCAGCCAATACACCACAAACCGGACAAACATTCTGGGGTTGGTCACTTACAATGACAAAACATTATGTGGATTTTTAAAACAAGAATGCTGAATGTTAGCAAAAGCAATAAACATCTGAAAATTGAACATTGGAAAAACATTGTGAGTGCCTAAAAACCAAGCCAGTCAAAGTCCATGAGTGGATTTTTAAAACAAGATGAATGTTACCAAAAGCAATAAACACCTGGAAAAAACATTTAGAAAATGAGAGAGTGGCTTTGCGAGTGCCTAAAAACCAAGCCAGTCAAAGTCCATGAGCTTGCGTAAAAGAGTGCAGACTTTTACATTGATTGTGTGACGTTTTTTCTTTCCACTTGAAGCCTTGGAGCCGGTGTCTGGGTTGATTCCCACAAAGCACCTtcaaaaaaaaagggggaggggagagagaggggggaagagtggTGTTGAGAGGGTTGGACAAGTAGATAAGATATACTAAAAGATGAATGATGGAGTGGTGAGCAGTCTCCAGATCCAGATGGTATttactcacatacacagcacatgtaGGCCGCAAGCTACGGGGCCTTACTATGCTGAACATGAATTtgaatgttaaaggagaattctggtgtgatactgacctaaagtgtgttgaaacatgataccgactgtgaacgtatgtctcatagctcatctcggcttgtcccctgcacttgTCCCctgatttcggagtgcaggggacaagccgagatgagctatgagacatacgttcacacttggtatcatgtttcaacacactttaggtcaatatcacaccggaattctcctttattATTGAACATTTTCAGTTGCAGTACCTGTTTCAGCCCCATGAATAGATTTACATTGGAAATGCATTATAGGAACATGACAGTCCATGACATTGACATAGGGGAAGGTGTGACATCTGTCTTTGCATGTTTCATCACGTGTAGAGGGcataagctttcagaaaatgtatagTTCGAGTGGTTTAATTGGCTTTTCCCAAAACAATAGAGACCAAAATAGTCTTTCTACTTGATTTGCCTGGTGACTCTGGTGAGAAGCTTATACATTTTGGTCTCTATTATTTACATATCTATCTTGTGACTAAACATGCAAAGACAGATGTCACTCCTTCCTCTATGCCATGGACAGTGATGTTCTTCTAATGTATTAACAATGTATTAAAATAGATTGATTTTCAATGTAAATCTATTCATGGGGCTGAAACAGGTAGTTCAATCCAAAATGTTCAATGTTAACATTCAAATTCATGTTTAGCATGGTCAGACCTTCAAAAAAAAAGTTGGTTCCCTTGGGAGGTGAGGGGGTGATTGTAAGGCCCCGTAGCTCATGGCCTAATTAAAATTCTAAGAAAAGACTTTAAAACAAACACTAGGCTATCACTCAAGAAGCTGTGTCATCATATTTTTCATATTATAATACCTTTGGATGAATTCAAGGACACATGAAGCCTCCTCTTGGTACTCCAAATTGAAGGTATATAAGGTTGCAAACAAAGTGGCCAGGCCTGCAGTGAAGCTTGAATGTGGAGTCATCACCACTTGTTTTTCGATGGTTAGCATCCATTTGTTGGAAACAAATTTGTTCCCTGAAATGAAACAAAGAACATAagaaatgttcacacacacacacaatcacacacacacacacacactaccagtcaaaggTTTGGGCACACCGATTCATTTATGGGTCTTTTTCGGACTGCAGACTACAAACAAAATTGACATCTGCCACATTAAACACCCAGCAAAGGACAAATATCATACATAATACATTTcctcttaagttttattatggTCTTATGTTGCCCTTTTCAATTTTTTACCACTACCAAAAAGCTAAATTGGAGCTAAAATAAACACTTACCTTGAATAACTAATCTTGGAGCATCTGGTAAAGGCAATCTCTCCACGTCTGCAGGAGTGGCTGTTTCCTGAAACAGAAGaatagcaaaacaaaacattacacaACTGATTATAGACAAACtagacacatacatagacagatatagtgaaatattgtatacttacatcaacttgtaacagtaGTCCATCTGAGTTCTCTTTGAAGTGTGCCATTAAGCACAGGATAACACAAGGTCCAACTACGGTAGACCCACTGGCCTCAAACATGGACCTGCTTCACCTCCGAGTTTGTTGGCTTTTGGCGATAAAACTGGAGGATCATCTTTCCCTTTTCTGCAATTGCTCCCTCCATTTTTTCCAGGATGGGTATGTCTGTAAGATGCTGAAAGTGACTGTAGAGGCCTTTCTGAGTGAAGAGATATGGCCAATCTTTTCTAAGCTCAGCAATTGTGTGAGGTGGACTTGCGTTGATAGACTTACGTTGCAGGTAGTATGTAACATGCATTAGCTGGTcgacacatcctctctctccccccactggACCTTCTCTTGAAAACATCTCTTGCAtttgttcttttttccccttaagGCTGTCTTCAGTTTCCCCAGTAGGACACTCAGGCTGCCAACTGATACACCCATATTGATCTGATGGTCCTTTGGTGCTCTTGGTGGTGGATGAGCTTGGCAGTGTTTTTCCTCTCCGGCGTCTTGCTGTAACATTGTCCCTATTCAGGTGTTCAACCCTGGATTTAATCTGATTGACAAGGGAAGCATATCCACTTCCAATTTTAGTGCCATCTTTCAAGACATCGGCAAAGCTCTTGGGATACTGTCTAACTATTTTCTTAGCAACAGAAAAGCAATCAGATCTAGAAGGATTGGCTTCAATCACCCTCATTTCATCTACTATGATCCGGACCATTTCTCTTCGGTCTCTTGGAGCTGGGCGCTTTTGTGAATGCACAGCCATTGATATGGCATGAGGCATTTTGCCCCAAGGAACTTTAAAACAGTCTGGCCAAGAGTCTATGTCGACTGTGCTGGTGCTGCTATTTGTGCTGGTTGGGCTGGATgagaaggatgaggaggatgaatCCAGTCTGCATGGACTACGTGTGGAGTCTGATTGTGAATTGTCACTTTGTAAATTTTCagcacacctcagctgccctggaaaGTCAGatatgcattttaaaaacagacataaaTCAACTTTCACATTCATATGTACAATATGGAACCCATACAACCTCAACAAACAACTAAAAACTTCTGAGACTGCCCCTATGTCATCACTTTTCTCCCTATGCAGTGCTGTGGCAATTCCACAGAGCTCTGGGCAAAGCTGAAGTACAGTGCATTGTAACACAACAAGAGACCGTGGTGTCAAAATTAAATGaactatgtttttttcttttcttgtcacACTCAGGGGATGTAACTATACATCTTATGGCCTAGCTGAAAATAAACTTTTTACAATATTAAACAAGATATGAGTGATTTCCTAATATAAGAACAAAGCAAAGTACAATACCATCGGTGCTCCATTTGTTTAGCAGTTTTCGCGATTCTATAGGTCGAAGATGTTCTGACAGATCCTCCTCCTTCACATATTGCAAATCCGACTTGCGGTCCACGCCAATGCTGTTAAGTCTGGTCAGCAGCAAAGACAGGGTATCCTCTGCTAATGTAGGTAATACCTGCAGGATTGCCTCCTTTATTTCTTGAGTCATGGCTCTATAAAGAAGGGAAAGAGTGGTGAAGGATGAGCACTGACATATCATTCACTTTATAGACTGGCAAGGGATAATAATCAAGCAGTTCTTCATATCTAAGACAAACAAAGTGGGAGCCCTGTTCTAAGTCATGCACTGAATATACACCCAAATTAACTTCCAGATGTGTCTGATATTTCTTTACAACAAAGTAAACTTCAGACTGAGTGTGAATCAGAATCAGTTTGATTTCCCCAACAAGCAATACATCCTCTTCCTTTCCAATGATCACATGGAGTCCCTTTCTGTACTTAGTGCCTTTGAAGGTGACATCATTCGTAGCACAAGTGTTATTGGGAGAAAAATTGAATTGAGATACTGCAGTTACAATTTCTGAGTTGTAATCATTCGAATGAAATTCATCTCCTTTGTCATTGCGAATCAAAGGAGGAAAGATGTTGCCTGCACTCAAGTAGGCTTGCAGAAGCTGATGCCTTTCTGCTAAGGTGGAACACAAATTCTTGAAATTATGCAATTTTCGAGCACACTGTTTAAAATAAGTGTGTTTACTCTCAAACCTCAAGGTCCAAAGACGTATTAGTGGCCCAAACTTCAAGATCAGCTCTGGATAATGGCACAGGTAGTGGTGTTTTGGTCTCAAGGGCTTCTGAGGAAAGGATTCagctctgtcagaaatgtactCTTCGATTAGAATTTGCAAATATGCCACCTGATCTGCAGTTATAGCAGGAGCAACAATCAACAATGCCATATCAAAGGAAACAACACCCTCAAAGAGATCATGACCCAAGCAAGGCGGCAATCCAGGCAGACACACATGAAAGTACTGAAGCTGATTAAAAATTGAATCATATTTGATACCCTTTTCATTGTTCTTGTCAGTTCTTTCTGTTTTGAAAGTTTTGCAGAGTTTCTTGATAATTCTCAACAGTTCTGGAGGTAGCAGTTGACAAAGGGTTTGATTCAAATTCATTTCTGCTAATATCACAGAACCGACAAAAATATTCACTTCGACTGAAATTTTCTACAAAGCCTCCAATGTTATGAGAGCCCAGATTGTCTCCAGCTATGGCACACAGACCACCTCTAAGAACACTGCCATCTTTCACAATGCCATTATCTTCCAAGTTGTTCAGATCCTTTATCAAAGGACTAAAGACTAACTCCTGTCCAAATGTCTTGAAGTCCTGTTCTCTACACAAAAGAACAAGCTGCATATGATCAATATTTGATCTGTACCATGGCGAAATATTACCCAGGGTTAGGTACACAGCTAGCACCTTGTGCTTTTTTTTCCCTGATCCCAGTGGATTCACCACCTCAAATGAATCTTGATAGAGTATTAAAGCTAAAGATGACCTGTCAGACTGGAATAAAAAGTGTTTGGACACAATCTCTCCATCCCAAATGTCCTGCATAACACCACCATTAGTCACACGATTACGCACTTCATCATACTGTTGCTTCATAGACTCATTTTTAAAGAGAGCAAGAAGTGTTTCTTGTATTGGAACATATTGGGCATAGGCTACTTTTCCTGCATCAGTTAAACCTAGATATACTCGTAATGGTTCAACATATTGGAAACTGTTTTTAAAGATGGTCTTACGCCGTTGATCTGTTTTGAAAAGGCAGTTAAAGCGTGTTAGCAGACTTTCTGTTTTAAGTTCTTCAATTACTGGTTTGATCGTGCTTTCTGACATGCCTAGCGAGGTCAACTTCTCAGTTAATATTCCAAACATATGGCATTGTTCAACATCATGAACATCCTGGAATTCTTCAAAAATTGTTTGAATTACAGAAGCTGGTAATAACAGCTTAGCCTGAAGCTTCAAATAAAACAGTGCCAGATTTTTAAGGTAGAGTGTTTCATCAACATCAAATATATCCTGCTGCCCACCTGACTCGCTTGACTTTCTTCACCATCATTGTGAATGTCAAACGACTGACTACTAGTCTCACCTGTGTGGTCACTACCTAAGGCTGGCCCTAGTGTAACAAGTTGATCGGCTGAAGTGTTCTTATGTGTTCTAGATATATGAGAAGCAAATGTGGATTTCACATGGAATGTTTTGCTACATTCTCTAAAAGGACAACCAATTGTTCTACCCTCTTGTATATGCCCCTTCAGATGTGAAATGAGACCTTTTAGGTCTTGGAACTCTGACTGACAACCTTCAATGTGGCAAGTGATAGAGTCTGATAAATTAAATTGTAAACCTCTAACATTAGTAATCCTATGATAGTCCCTGTGGTCTCTGTATATATGAGACTTGCAAGCGCTAAATTTCCTGAAAGACCGTGTACAATCAGGAACTCCACAAGTAAATGATTGGTTTGGGGTATTTTTATGTTGCTTTGTATGTCTACAAAACCCCAGTATGCTGTTAAACTCATGCTGACAAAACTTACAAAGAAACATACCTTGTTTCAGGACGAACGGAAGGTTGTCACGGCTTGTTTCAGGATGAACCGAACCATTTAACGTTAATCTGCAAAATAACAGAAACAAACCGTTGTGTTAGAAaggcactaacgttaacgttagatcATATGTAATGCTAGCCTAATATGTTAGAGGTGCTAGCTAGCCTATCATTTCACAAACCTTGGCTAACAACCGAATGCTTCAGTTCGAAACCCGCAATTAAAGATTTAAAACACTGAAATGCTGACAGTTTTACTAATatgttaatatatatatattttttttaaatataccaTGAGTGCGTGGCTTTCCCATGCTAGCTAGCAGCAAAGACAACTAGAATTTAGCGCCATCAAGAATTTAGAATTTATCGTCATTCAACCTACAAGCTGGCACTTTATTTGAACAGATTTTGTGTTTTCGAGGATATAGCCCACTACTGCAAACGTTTGAAAAGTTTTTTATGGCTGTGGTCATGAAAATGTACTTACTAATACATCTCTTTGTGAACCGCTGTAGTGTCTTCCTCTTCTACCCACAACGTGTTCGTAGTGTCTTCTGTTAGTCTTACCGTGGGAAAGTGGTTGTGGTTTCTGCTCAATTTGCAACAATGTATGAGGTTGTCAAGACGACCTCGGCGCAGTGCATTTGATTGCAGAAAGCCCTAAGCACTCTTTCACTCATTATCAGCAGAAGtttaaaatgcaaaaatgcattacaaATCATTTGTATTACAATTCAAAACTAAAAAAGACAACATCACTATATCTTTTGGAGCTTCCTGTATGCAGTTTGCGTTAGGCTGATCTACCCATTTCTTCATCCAGCCTCCTCCTGATATGTCACAAGCTACACCTACACCAAACACCactgcaaagaaaaaaaactgaagCTAAATATGCATGGGGTAAATTAACAGGCAAAATAGTGGTTTTAATATGATTAAAATAAAGCAATACATAAATAGGCTACACATTCTGGTTAGGCCTACAATTCGTTTTCATATAGCCAACAAAGCCTGACAAATCAGGAAATTACGGGAAAATGTTGTGGAATCTCGTTGGTCTTATTGTAAATTTGCAATGCTGGACTGTAAACTGTATGATAACCCATAATGCATTGCACATTACATCATTTTACTGTAAAGTTaaatatacagtaatttccagTAAGATTTTACTGTAAAATTACAGCAATTTTTTACAGTGAACAATGATCAACTTTTCTCCAAAAATGAGTCGCTGTAAACTAATCAATAAACTGAGAAGAGGTGTCTCACAACATTGTGTCTCAGCTTTTTTTGGCCTATTAAGGGACCTCTAAATGCCCTCTAAAAGGGATTTAATATGCATTGGGACATGAACCACCTTCCTACATGCCATGGGCAGTACAGTATTTCTGTAATATCATAtttacacagtaggcctactgaatcACATTGGTTTTCCTGCATTTTATTTCTTCAGAGCAAAGTAGGAGAAGGAGGAGTTAGAAACAGACCTTTTTAATTAAAAGGTGAGGGATCCTTTCTTTTTTATACTTTAGACACCCTTGAACTCCTCCTCAGAATAAAGTAAGCATCTACTCATACACTTTGACCGCTGAACGATGCATTTTACtttcaaaaaaagtttgttttttgttaaggATATGACCAGATATTTTGGCCTTGTAATGCCACCAAAAAAACAATTATGGATtgtgtccaaagcgacttacagatgAAAAGGACTTTAAAATGTGGTTAAGACTATGTAAAggaaaaaagcaataataaacaataatgtcaatacaatatccatgaccaatagCCTAATGAGAAGAAACAAACAGTTAGAGATGAAGCTACTAAAGACAATAAATGAGCTGACAAAAGAGATGAGTGAAGAAGAAAAGTTAGAAATATCAGCTtacaaacttgatgatggaacTTTTATTGGGATTTGGCTAAAGGAGACTTTATAAGATCCAGGACCAGAATGATGGTTAGAAATGTAACTACCGGTAAGTGTACTGCCCCTAATTGAATTTCTAAATGTCGCAGCATTTTACAAAAATCTGTACTTTTCCAAGTTTAAACCTCAATAGTTGCAACATATTCAATTGCCGGCAATTCCCTCAATttggatttttttctttttctttaaaaaaaaaaaaacactacaccTCAGATCTTTCAAAACCATACCACATATCACATTGTCATAACACATCCATCCATTCAGCCATCATATGATCTGATAATGtttaaaccatagactgtatatataactggacagtgtggctgcattctgcagtgttctatggaattgaagcatagacagtaaaagaaatggacgaacagactccgtcgttttcaatagGAGGGCACCGAGttaaatagaacgatttttcagttggtccccccagtactgcgcagactcacacttaactttgtattattattaatatcatcctcaccaagtcgtgttaatgttgaagctaccatacatgatcatcttcaaaaacagtcatgctaaaacaaaacaaagttatagccttgaagctaatcttctttccacttttccgacctacggtcaatccatcgaatacctctgaaatgattactgacgttttttttaaaattaggtttacttttttattattattaggttgcctctgtgtaatgctttaccttaacatacggtcgtgtatgctaggttttgcttatgagttaccgtcatagacagtaaggtggactgaacttcttatccaaacaatacggttatctccctacggcgtgaaagagagattacgtcaaagctagcttccctccaaccgaacaagctaaccattcttcttacgggtaaccaacgttacggacgaggtagtggagtctgttttgccttttgtagtgtttatgtggattacacagaagctacaatatcagcacaggatatatgttatatgaagttatggtatttcaaaaaaatcctagaatgaatgggcttctatgggagttagcagagaggtggtccctccagcctacgtcgattctcctacttccgggaattcgcctgcccccttgaattcaagcc from Alosa sapidissima isolate fAloSap1 chromosome 9, fAloSap1.pri, whole genome shotgun sequence includes these protein-coding regions:
- the LOC121719466 gene encoding LOW QUALITY PROTEIN: uncharacterized protein LOC121719466 (The sequence of the model RefSeq protein was modified relative to this genomic sequence to represent the inferred CDS: inserted 2 bases in 1 codon), translating into MTQEIKEAILQVLPTLAEDTLSLLLTRLNSIGVDRKSDLQYVKEEDLSEHLRPIESRKLLNKWSTDGQLRCAENLQSDNSQSDSTRSPCRLDSSSSSFSSSPTSTNSSTSTVDIDSWPDCFKVPWGKMPHAISMAVHSQKRPAPRDRREMVRIIVDEMRVIEANPSRSDCFSVAKKIVRQYPKSFADVLKDGTKIGSGYASLVNQIKSRVEHLNRDNVTARRRRGKTLPSSSTTKSTKGPSDQYGCISWQPECPTGETEDSLKGKKEQMQEMFSREGPVGGERGCVDQLMHVTYYLQRKSINASPPHTIAELRKDWPYLFTQKGLYSHFQHLTDIPILEKMEGAIAEKGKMILQFYRQKPTNSEVXSRSMFEASGSTVVGPCVILCLMAHFKENSDGLLLQVDETATPADVERLPLPDAPRLVIQGNKFVSNKWMLTIEKQVVMTPHSSFTAGLATLFATLYTFNLEYQEEASCVLEFIQRCFVGINPDTGSKASSGKKKRHTINVKVCTLLRKLMDFDWLGF